The following coding sequences lie in one Silene latifolia isolate original U9 population chromosome 5, ASM4854445v1, whole genome shotgun sequence genomic window:
- the LOC141656375 gene encoding uncharacterized protein At4g28440-like, whose protein sequence is MASQNQTTRPPLRKPTFIKIDQLKPMTSGHTLTVKVVSSNTVLKRVGRTAVSPNVRNTRIAECIVGDETGTIIFTARNDQVDLMKPGTTVILRNAKIDMYKNTMRLAVDKWGRIEVTQPANFNVHEDNNVSLVEYELVNVVEEGQ, encoded by the exons atggCGTCCCAAAATCAAACTACAAGACCACCATTAAGGAAACCAACATTCATTAAGATTGATCAATTGAAACCCATGACATCCGGTCACACATTAACCGTCAAAGTCGTCTCATCAAACACTGTTCTTAAGCGTGTTGGTCGAACTGCTGTTTCGCCGAATGTTCGTAATACTCGTATTGCGGAGTGTATTGTTGGGGATGAAACTGGTACTATCATTTTTACTGCTCGTAATGATCAAG TTGACCTTATGAAGCCTGGCACAACTGTGATTCTCCGGAATGCCAAAATCGACATGTATAAGAATACCATGAGACTTGCAGTTGACAAATGGGGTCGTATTGAGGTCACTCAGCCTGCTAATTTCAATGTGCATGAGGATAACAATGTCTCACTGGTGGAGTACGAGCTGGTTAATGTTGTCGAGGAGGGACAATAA